One Desulfovibrio sp. X2 genomic region harbors:
- a CDS encoding Lrp/AsnC family transcriptional regulator — translation MVNAIVLMKVDPARINEVAQKLLEVQAVHEVFSTAGRYDLVALVRVREHETLAEVVTSGCLAIEGIQGSETLVAFKAYSRHDLERMFDLD, via the coding sequence ATGGTCAACGCCATCGTGCTCATGAAGGTCGATCCCGCCCGCATCAACGAAGTGGCCCAGAAACTTCTGGAAGTCCAAGCCGTGCACGAGGTCTTCTCCACCGCAGGCCGCTACGACCTGGTGGCCCTGGTGCGCGTGCGCGAGCACGAGACCCTGGCCGAGGTGGTCACGTCCGGCTGCCTGGCCATCGAGGGCATCCAGGGCTCCGAGACCCTGGTGGCCTTCAAGGCCTACTCCCGCCACGACCTGGAACGGATGTTCGACCTGGACTAG